From Thunnus maccoyii chromosome 21, fThuMac1.1, whole genome shotgun sequence, the proteins below share one genomic window:
- the hacd1 gene encoding very-long-chain (3R)-3-hydroxyacyl-CoA dehydratase 1, with protein sequence MASSEEDGTVEEKENNNKKKTKNAVATAWLTFYNIAMTAGWLVLAIAMMRFYMQKGTHKGLYRSIARTLKFFQTFALVEVVHCAVGIVRTSVIVTGVQVCSRIFMVWFITNSIRQIQNEESVILFLVVWTMTEIARYSYYTFKLLNHQPYFVKWARYNLFIILYPVGVVGELLTIYAALPFVRRSGMYSMRLPNKYNVSFDYYYCLIIIMLSYIPLFPQLYFHMLRQRRRVLHGEVIVEKDD encoded by the exons ATGGCGTCCAGCGAGGAGGACGGCACGGTTGAggagaaggaaaacaacaacaagaagaaaacgaAAAACGCCGTCGCCACCGCATGGCTCACTTTCTACAACATCGCCATGACCGCCGG GTGGCTGGTTTTGGCGATAGCAATGATGCGCTTCTACATGCAGAAAGGCACACACAAGGGTCTGTACAGAAGTATAGCAAGGACACTCAAGTTTTTCCAGACCTTTGCGTTAGTTGAG GTGGTACATTGCGCCGTAG GAATCGTGAGGACTTCTGTGATTGTAACCGGGGTTCAAGTGTGTTCACGGATTTTCATGGTTTGGTTCATCACCAACAGCATCAGACAG ATCCAGAATGAAGAAAGCGTAATCCTATTCCTGGTTGTGTGGACGATGACAGAGATTGCCAGATATTCCTACTACACATTCAAACTGCTCAACCATCAGCCGTACTTCGTCAAATGGGCCAG aTACAACCTCTTCATCATCCTGTACCCTGTTGGAGTCGTTGGGGAGCTGCTAACCATTTACGCTGCTCTACCGTTCGTACGCAGATCTGGAATGTACTCCATGAGACTCCCCAACAAGTATAACGTGTCGTTCGACTACTACTACtgcctcatcatcatcatgctgTCCTACATCCCAC TGTTTCCTCAGCTCTACTTCCACATGCTGCGGCAGAGGAGAAGGGTGCTTCACGGTGAGGTCATAGTGGAGAAGGACGACTAG
- the LOC121888106 gene encoding transmembrane protein 236-like isoform X2, whose protein sequence is MGSGRTLKFALCEVLQFAGLCVPLFIVMQRFAVIVAKVKTSAQPPGDGSTAYWLIVASSIAYVTTTALLVWVPLKYMVFVKKKFLIGRKKWRPVALVYVILSTLPCFAFLIASSEVQINNNIKHDTFTELPVSLVLFSLICIDVVERIRHCRLTGQGSDMERETDIPSAVLTHMEQVTPVTPVTPAVPGPAVPGPAAPGPAAPGQAQPTPAAPGATQIGDRNQNGAGARPETNGTVPGVPGPLRFLCASDARADVFVDSFMFWMDTVEMVRVAGHPLVYYSGWVFPIYIFSYLSCLRVVVMPHSPLLSSLGVALQDLPFFFVRIGLIAFFGFVTPLLYLMKNLLVCLAFVYFNFMTKLRVFNTERMFF, encoded by the exons ATGGGCTCGGGGAGGACGCTGAAGTTCGCCCTGTGCGAGGTGCTGCAGTTTGCAGGCCTGTGCGTGCCACTCTTCATCGTCATGCAGAGGTTCGCCGTCATCGTAGCAAAGGTCAAAACCTCGGCGCAACCCCCCGGTGACGGCAGCACGGCCTACTGGTTGATCGTGGCCTCCTCCATTGCCTATGTCACCACCACCGCCCTGCTGGTCTGGGTACCCCTGAAGTATATGGTCTTTGTGAAAAAGAAGTTTCTCATTGGGAGGAAGAAGTG GAGGCCTGTGGCCCTCGTATATGTGATCCTGTCCACATTACCCTGCTTTGCCTTTCTCATCGCCAGCTCTGAG GTTCAGATAAATAACAACATCAAACATGATACATTCACGGAACTCCCTGTATCACTagtcctcttctctctcatctgTATTGACGTTGTGGAAAGGATACGCCACTGCAGACTGACGGGCCAGG gtagtgacatggagagagagactgacatCCCCTCCGCTGTCCTCACACACATGGAACAGGTAACACCAGTAACACCTGTCACACCAGCTGTGCCGGGGCCAGCTGTACCGGGGCCAGCTGCGCCCGGGCCAGCTGCACCCGGGCAGGCCCAGCCCACTCCCGCGGCACCCGGAGCAACCCAAATTGGTGACAGAAACCAGAACGGAGCTGGGGCTCGACCAGAGACCAATGGAACAGTTCCAGGTGTACCAG GGCCACTGCGGTTCCTGTGTGCCAGTGATGCCCGAGCTGACGTGTTTGTGGACAGCTTTATGTTCTGGATGGATACAGTGGAGATGGTGAGGGTGGCAGGACATCCCCTGGTCTACTACTCAGGCTGGGTGTTCCCCATCTATATCTTCAGCTACCTGTCTTGCCTGCGTGTGGTGGTCATGCCCCACAGCCCCCTGCTTTCCTCACTAGGAGTGGCCCTGCAGGATTTGCCCTTCTTCTTTGTGCGTATTGGCCTCATTGCCTTCTTTGGCTTTGTCACACCCCTACTCTATCTGATGAAGAACCTGTTGGTCTGCCTGGCCTTCGTCTATTTCAACTTCATGACCAAGCTGAGGGTCTTCAACACAGAGAGGATGTTCTTTTGA
- the LOC121888106 gene encoding transmembrane protein 236-like isoform X1: MGSGRTLKFALCEVLQFAGLCVPLFIVMQRFAVIVAKVKTSAQPPGDGSTAYWLIVASSIAYVTTTALLVWVPLKYMVFVKKKFLIGRKKWRPVALVYVILSTLPCFAFLIASSEVQINNNIKHDTFTELPVSLVLFSLICIDVVERIRHCRLTGQGSDMERETDIPSAVLTHMEQVTPVTPVTPAVPGPAVPGPAAPGPAAPGQAQPTPAAPGATQIGDRNQNGAGARPETNGTVPGVPGNAGRPFSISGLSSRSASTTAYRISPYAYAGPLRFLCASDARADVFVDSFMFWMDTVEMVRVAGHPLVYYSGWVFPIYIFSYLSCLRVVVMPHSPLLSSLGVALQDLPFFFVRIGLIAFFGFVTPLLYLMKNLLVCLAFVYFNFMTKLRVFNTERMFF, from the exons ATGGGCTCGGGGAGGACGCTGAAGTTCGCCCTGTGCGAGGTGCTGCAGTTTGCAGGCCTGTGCGTGCCACTCTTCATCGTCATGCAGAGGTTCGCCGTCATCGTAGCAAAGGTCAAAACCTCGGCGCAACCCCCCGGTGACGGCAGCACGGCCTACTGGTTGATCGTGGCCTCCTCCATTGCCTATGTCACCACCACCGCCCTGCTGGTCTGGGTACCCCTGAAGTATATGGTCTTTGTGAAAAAGAAGTTTCTCATTGGGAGGAAGAAGTG GAGGCCTGTGGCCCTCGTATATGTGATCCTGTCCACATTACCCTGCTTTGCCTTTCTCATCGCCAGCTCTGAG GTTCAGATAAATAACAACATCAAACATGATACATTCACGGAACTCCCTGTATCACTagtcctcttctctctcatctgTATTGACGTTGTGGAAAGGATACGCCACTGCAGACTGACGGGCCAGG gtagtgacatggagagagagactgacatCCCCTCCGCTGTCCTCACACACATGGAACAGGTAACACCAGTAACACCTGTCACACCAGCTGTGCCGGGGCCAGCTGTACCGGGGCCAGCTGCGCCCGGGCCAGCTGCACCCGGGCAGGCCCAGCCCACTCCCGCGGCACCCGGAGCAACCCAAATTGGTGACAGAAACCAGAACGGAGCTGGGGCTCGACCAGAGACCAATGGAACAGTTCCAGGTGTACCAGGTAATGCGGGAAGACCATTTAGTATCTCTGGATTGAGCTCACGTTCAGCGAGCACCACAGCGTACCGCATATCTCCATACGCCTACGCAGGGCCACTGCGGTTCCTGTGTGCCAGTGATGCCCGAGCTGACGTGTTTGTGGACAGCTTTATGTTCTGGATGGATACAGTGGAGATGGTGAGGGTGGCAGGACATCCCCTGGTCTACTACTCAGGCTGGGTGTTCCCCATCTATATCTTCAGCTACCTGTCTTGCCTGCGTGTGGTGGTCATGCCCCACAGCCCCCTGCTTTCCTCACTAGGAGTGGCCCTGCAGGATTTGCCCTTCTTCTTTGTGCGTATTGGCCTCATTGCCTTCTTTGGCTTTGTCACACCCCTACTCTATCTGATGAAGAACCTGTTGGTCTGCCTGGCCTTCGTCTATTTCAACTTCATGACCAAGCTGAGGGTCTTCAACACAGAGAGGATGTTCTTTTGA